The following is a genomic window from Phalacrocorax carbo chromosome 19, bPhaCar2.1, whole genome shotgun sequence.
gttgtgctgccgTCCAGAGAGACCTCgacaggctgcagaaatgggcaggcaggagcctcGTGCggttcaacaaggggaagtgcaaagtcctgcgcCTGGGGAGGAAcgaccccatgcaccagcacatgCTGGAGGCTGAccggctggaaagcagctttgcagaaaagggcgcggggggctcccggtggacaccaagttgaacacgaGCCGACAATGCGCCCTTGCCGCAGAGAAGGCTAAGGATATCCTTAGCCCGATATAGAGGAAATCAGGGTTTATATATGTTCCGGTACAGTTGTGTAGACCAATCAAATTGCTCGCCATCCCCgggggagcagggcaccacAGATCACCTTTGGGCAGCTGTGGGggcactgcctttttttctcaaagcctCCTACCCAGCTTAGCGCAAATCCTACCTTGATCTGCCCTCCAGCCCTCAAGCCACCAGTGCTGAACACGcgctttctgttttattttgtcccaGGAGGCGTGCAGCTTAGAAACGTCTGCAATTGAGGTGGGGCTTTCAGGGAACAATTGAGAGCAACTTCTGTTGGTTCTGCAGAACGTTCTGAAAAGTTAAGGCCTGCCCTGGCCAAAGCAGGCATTTGACTGGAGGGAGCAGCACCAAAAAGCCACAAGCACGTTTGGGGGTGGACTTGATGcggtaataaataacaataaatagcGCTTCTGGCTACGACAGCCTCTTCTGAGACCTCGTTGCCCGCCCACAGGGTCAGAGCACCACACGACACAGACCCCTCCGCGGACTCGCCCAGCGCCTTCTCCCTTCACCCCCAGGTCGGATCCCTCCGCGCCCCGAGGGCACGCAAACTCCCTGAGCCCCGGTAAGCACCAGGTCGACGAGGGCGGACTCGCCAAGGGGGCGGGGACAAGTGAAATCGACAGACGAGACAGCCAATCGAGACGCGGGATCGGCCGGCGGCGATCCGGCGGCCCAATGGGCGCCGCGGAGGGAGGGCCTGGCCGAGTGGAGGAAGAGCGGGGGCGACAACGGGCGTTGTCGTGGCCGACGAGATCGTTTGGGGTGCGGGCTGCCCGGCCTGGTGGCGCCACTACTGTCTTCGGAAAGGTCGTCGGCAAGGCGCTTCCCCGCCAACGTCATCTACGAGGACGAGGAGGTAGCCGCGGCTTTGCTCTGTGCGCggttcctcttcccttcccttcccccgcttccctccctttccccccgcGCTCGCAGGCACCCTGAGCCGAGGACCCGTTGCGCGGTGCCCGTGAGCGCGGCAGGGCGGGTGGCGGCGTTGCTGCGGGTGGGTGGGGGAGCGGGGACGGACGGGGCCTCTGTGGGTTGTGGCGCTCTCTACTGCACCACCCCTAAAACATCGCGCTTCTTCGGTGCCCCACCCCCATGCCCCTCGGCTGCCGCGGCCCGCGCTGGGTTCCTGGTGCTTTCCGGCTCGCCTCGGTTCGCAGCCCTACCGTGTCGTGCGCGCGCGTAGAGGGGGGCCTCTGGCGGTGACGCACTTGGCGGCAGGCGCAGGCGTTTGCCGCGTCATATCCCTTTGGCACTGCAAGTCGTGCAAAGTTTGCTGCCGAGGGATGGGAGTGATCCTACCTCGTGTAGGATGGCGGTCTGGAAGCCTTAGATTAAGCACACGCAGTCAGTCTCCTCGGGGATTCCAgatctgtctgtgtgtgtatgtaaagAGTGAACGTCTGAGTAGTGACCGTAATGAGTTAGTTCTGCATAGGAGAAATGCAGGTCTCGATGAGGCCTTGTAATAGCATTTTAGCGATTTCACACCTCTGCTGTGCTAGGCTTTAGTTCTGAGCCCCCACACTGGTTTATGAAAGCAAGGAGTTACAGCTCCtcttacttttcattaaaaccaaaaacaacaaacaaaaacaaccaacaaacaaaccaacaaggTACGTCTAGAGACCGGTCCCCCTGCAGGCTGGAGAAGCTTCCCAGGCCTTGTTTCTGTGGTGACGTGGGACTGTGATAACAGCATGCTTGCAAGGTTCACGGATGCTGGTGCAGCACAACGTGCTAAGAACTAGGTCGAGCTCCTTGGACCGTGGGGAAAAATGCAGCCGTTGCCTGTGCGACATTAACTTGAAGTTAGTATCCcgtataatttattttttattaaaatgctgagGATTACCAGTTAGGGatgtcttctgcttttgaaggtaGGTTTCTCTGAAGGTACCTTTCTCTGAAGCCAATTACGTTTTAACTGTCTACTCTTCCTCCAGTGCCTTGCGTTCCATGATCTTTCACCCCAAGCTCCGATGCTTTTCCTAGTCGTGCCTAAGGAGCCAATCATCATGTTATCTGAAGCAGAAGATTCTGGTGAATCTGTAAGTACCGTGGAAGCTTGCTGTGCGCTAAACCGTACCTGTAATTAGTTCCTAGTCTAGTAGTCTTTCCCATCCCCTCTTTTCCGC
Proteins encoded in this region:
- the LOC135316343 gene encoding LOW QUALITY PROTEIN: adenosine 5'-monophosphoramidase HINT1-like (The sequence of the model RefSeq protein was modified relative to this genomic sequence to represent the inferred CDS: deleted 1 base in 1 codon); amino-acid sequence: MGAAEGGPGRVEEERGRQRALSWPTRSFGVRAARPGGATTVFGKVVGKALPANVIYEDEECLAFHDLSPQAPMLFLVVPKEPIIMLSEAEDSGESRLGHLMIVGKKPAAHLGPTNGFRMVVDEGCEGGRSVCHVHLHILGGCQLGWPPG